The Prionailurus bengalensis isolate Pbe53 chromosome E2, Fcat_Pben_1.1_paternal_pri, whole genome shotgun sequence region ATGAGGAGCAAAGAGCTTTATGAGTCCAGAGGGAGTTAAGGCATTGGTTTTGGATTTCTCTGTCACAAAGTGGATCTGATTTTCACCCACTTACTCACTTATTAAAACAGATATTTTGTTTGGTGCTGAAGGAATGGAAGTGGACAGCACACATTAGGGAatgtgaaaattgaaaataaaggaaaatgtatcCCAGTAAAGTGGACCAGAACATGACACTGTAGGAAGGTATGAACCTAAACCAGTGTGAGATGTACCCTCCtgtcacagggatgaaaaaagACAGGGTGGCAGTGAAGGGAATCCATCAGTGGCAGGAGGGAAAGTACCACAGTTCATGGACGAAGAGTCCTGGCCAGGCAACAGCCCAGACAGTTTCTCAGCAGACAGTTCTGCTGGCAAAGCTGCAGATTTTCTTCCAGAACCCCCTGGACCATTAGGTTCATTCCTAGAGCTCTGCCACACGGAATGGTgggttgtctccattttctcattgtgTTTGTCTCCTGGTTGCATCTGGGGTTCTTCTGTGGCTGTGTCGAGGCTGAAATAGCAGAATCCCGAGGACCACCAGGACCAAGCCTGCCACACCCATGCGGATGAGATTCTCCAGCGTGTAATCTTTGGGGTTGGAGGCTAGGAATGAGGACCAAGAGGTTACAGAGGTCAGGGGAGAGCCAAATCACCCCGGATCCTGGATGCCCACCAAAGTCACCCACCTCCCCTTGATAGGACTTTACCCTCCATGCCAGTCCCAAAACTGAGATTTTCTTCTACTCACCAATGTGGGGGTCTGACTTGTTTTGGGGTGGGCTGATGGTGTCAGCTGCTACTGTGGGGAAAATAGAAGCAGATGCTCAGGAGCCTGAGACCACTGTCCAGCCTGTCTTCTGACTCTGTGTTCTATATCCCTCATTTCCTCATTACATAGTTTTTATACAGTTCCTGAACAACCCCTTCTCTGCAGTAATGGGGTTTCCTTTGGCATACTCATTGGATTTCTTCCATCTCCATGTCTTCTTTGAATTCAGACTTTGCTTATGAGTCACTCTGGAGTAGATGCTACCTGTGCCCTAGGAGCTCAGGGTTGGGGAGAAAAATATCCTCCCAACACGGAAATAATTGTGTCCTTATATGTCCCCTGTTCAGTCTGGGATACAAAACCCCCTGTGCTCATGTCCCCACAGCTGAGAGTTCCCATTTATTCAACAGCCAAGGATCCAGCATCCATGGATGAGGGGTTGGTATCAGGGGCTCCTGAAGGTTAGGAGCACAGAGGGACCGGATATTCCGGGGCAGggtctccttccctccatctcagCCAGCTCCCATCTTTCTGGGACTGCATTTTAATCTGTACCTGGAACTTTACATCCTCATGTGCTtccattaattcatttttcatataattaGAAATGCCCACACTGGTTGatagatatacacataaataGGTGCACACATCTATACAAAACACATTAGTATGTATTTCCTAAAGGTGATGTTCATTTACTGGGTCACATAAACACCATTATTCCTTGCTTGTGTGTGGGTCTAGGCAGGGAGATCCTATTGTGAAAAGCTATTGAATGAAGAGTATGGCCATGAGGATGAATAtctgtagatatatatatatatagatatatatatagatatatatatgttatatattcatagatcatttgtatatacatatataaccatatatatttatattaacagAAATAGATATATGAATACATAATCACGTGTATTTGTATGGATATATAGATCTTCCTGtctagagaaagggagagacagagaggtgtgGTCTGTCTGTTCCTCAACAGAACTTCAGTCATGTCTGTGGCCTGGGGCAGGAAGACTGACAGGAACACCTGGTCTCAGGTTTGGTGAATGGAGACAATTCAGGGAGGCATGCCCATAATGGGAGGCTCCATCATCATCTTGGTGTTTTGGGACAAACTCTAGAAATCTGGTGATGTTTCCAGTAAGGATAgctaatcattttatttacattgtcAAAGACAAACTTTGCTCCCACTATCTCACAGGGTTAAACTGAGGAAGTCCCTATGTATGGTTTTCAACTTCAAGGAACAGAAAAGTTCAGTGGAATTATAATATCAAGTGAACACAAAGACAAGGAAATCATGAAAAGCTATTACctcattttaatatgaaaatcaaaatagcaaaaaaaataaataaataaagagagagagacaaaaattaCAGACCCCAAATACtgaaagtaatgttgaaaaagaaaccaaagtaggaggcatcacaattctggacttcttgctgtactacaaagctataatcaacAAGaccgtatggtactggcacagaaacagacacatagatcagttgAACCCAGTAATGGACTGACAcatttatggccaactaatcttcaacaatataggaaagagtatccaatgcaaaagagacagtcttttcagcaaatggtgctgggaaaactggacagctacatgcagaagaatgaaactggaccactttcttacaccatacagataaataaattcaaaatgaataaaagacctaaagataagacaggaaaccatcaaaatcccagaggaaaacacaggaagTAGCCTCTTTGACCTtcaccacagcaacttcttactagacatgtctggaggcaagggaaacaaaaacaaaaatgaactgtaaggacctcatcaagatgaaaagcttctgcacaatgaaggaagcagtcaacaaaactaaaaggcaaccaatggactGGGAGaagtattttcaaatgatatatcatATAAAGaatagtatctaaaatctataaagaatgcATCACACTCAATCCCacgaaaccaaataatccagtgaagaaatgggcagaaaccatGAATAggcaattttccaaagaagatatccagatggctaacagacacatgaaaagatcctcaacatctctcatttcagagaaatataaatcaaaaccagaatgataaccacctcacatctgtcagaattgCTAATGTTAACacctcaggaaacaacagatgttggccaggatggggagaagggggaaccctttacactgctggtgggaatgcaaactgttgtacccactctggaaaacagtatggagggtcctcaaaaaactaaaaatataagtATGTTAGACCCAGAAATTGTAATTGTAGGTGTtatccaaagaatagaaaaatgttgattcaaaggggcacatgcactccaaggtttatagcagcactatcaacaatagccaaattatgcaaaaagCCCAATGTCCATtttctgatgaatggataaagaagatgtggtgtgtatgtgtgtgtgtgtaggatacacacacacacacacacacacacacacacacacacacggaatactACTCTgtgatggaaaagaataaaatcttgccatttgcaacaatgtggatggagctagagtgtattatgctaaggctaaatacgtcagtcagagaaaaacaaatatcatataatttcactcacatgtgaaaCTTAAGACAgacaacagatgaacagaggggaagggaaggaaaataagataaaaatagagaatgaTTTTAAGTGATACATCACTGGGTTCTGCTACTGAAGCCAATACTACAtagtgtgttaactaacttgaattaaaaaatatttttaatgtttatttatttttgagagagaaggagagacagagtgcaagcaggggaggggcagagagagggggagagacagaatccagagcacgttccaggctctgagccatcagcacagagcccaatgtggggctcacacccacgaaccacgagatcatgacctctgctgaatttggacactcaactgaatgagccacccaggtgccccaataaataaattaattagaaaaaaaaaacagcaatggGAAGTCAGAGAGTGCATAATGAGTTAACGGCACATAAAAATATGCCCAAACCAATAGCTCCCTTAGGTATACTTAACTATTATTCAGACAACTTACTTTGTGGTATTAAAGTAGTTAACCAATTCTTAAAACAAGCTATGAATTGACACCATTTTTACGAATAAGGTTGAAAAGCTTTGAACCTGGTATCAGGTGTGCACCCAGTGGCAGTGAGGCCCCCAGGTAAGCATAAGGGGCAGCAGAGCAGAGCCCACAGGTATAGAGACTTCCCTCTAGGGGAGAGTCCATGGGGCCTGACACCACAGTTCAGATTCTGATATGGAGGCATCAGGAAGAGAGTAGGAGGCCTCTGTCTACTCGGGATCCTTCACCCACCCCTCACCCACACCCTACCTCTCATCTCTGCTGAGACTGAaggatgggggagcctgggtggagaTCCCTGCTCTTTCCAACCTCTCCTGGGCTGGACCCTACTTTACAGAGTCCCCTGAACCCTTTATTTGTCACTGTCAGGTTTTCCTGAGGGTTGGGCCCTGAGCTGATGGAGTCAGTAAGGACAGGGTTGGGGACCCCTCACCTGAGACCTGGAGCTCCAGGGTCACTGGGTGTGACAACAGGTAGGGGGAGGTGCTGTATGAGCCGTAGCACCTGTAGGTCCCCCCCTGGGCTGAGGTCACAGGATTCATGGAGAATTTGGCCTGGTAATGCCCAGCTCGGTACTCTGATCTAAGACACAGGGGGGGATCGGGTGCCCCCTCCTTGGACAGAAGGAAAGTGTCCACAGAGCTCCAGGACTGACACAGCAGGGTCACATTCTCTCCTGAGGCCACCATGGGTCCTGGCTGCACTGAGAGGGAGGGTGTGGAGGGGAGCTGTcctggagagaggaaggcaggtgaGGGGCTGTCCATCCTTGCTCTGAACTGAGTCTGCCTGTCTGTCCTCTgagtctctccccttccccatcccctatctctctgtctctgtccctccctggggACCCCACACCCCTGATCCCAGCCACCACCACCTGGGACACCCCCAGCAGGGCCTGTGCAGAGTCGGGGGCCCTGACTGAACCCGTGTCCCCTCACCTGTGACCAGGATGTCCAGGGGGTCCCTGGGGGCCGACCACTCGGAGGAGAGGTTGTGTCCACCATAGCATGTGTACCGGCCCCCGTGGGAGCCGCTCACTGGGCCCAGGGGGAAGTCGGCCCCcgagagcccagcctggggctgcaGGCTAAGGTGCTGGGGAAGGTCACGTGCCGCCTCCTTGTATAGAGAGAATCTGTCATAGCCGACATCAGAGCGACACTGGAAGGTCAGCCTCTGTCCAGGGGTCAAGAAAGGGCTCTGCTGGGTCAggagggagggcttcctggacaCACTCGGGAGACAACCAGTCGTGGACTGAGGAGCAGATTCTCCCCAAACGTCTCTTCTCCTATCCTGGCCCCCAGGTCTCAGTAtctctcacattctgtctctctgacctGTGAGATCCCCatgtctcctccccccaccctctgatCTGGGGCCCCCCTGGGAGCAGAGCCTCCATAACCTGTCTGGTGGTCAAAACACGGATGCAACAAAAATCAGACTCCCTCACCTGAGACCAGGAGCTCCAGGGCGTCACTGGGGTGTGACAACAGGTAGGGGAAGTTGCTATATGAGCCGTAGCACCTGTAGGTCCCCCCCTGGGCTGAGGTCACAGGACTCATGGAGAATTTGGCCTGGTAATGTCCAGCTCGGTACTTTGATCTAAGACGCAGGGGAGGGTCGGCTGCTCCCTCCTTGGACAGAAAGAAAGTATTCACAGAGCTCCAGGACTGACACAGCAGGGTCACATTCTCTCCTGAGGCCACCATGGGTCCTGGCTGCACTGAGAGGGAGGGTGTGTAGGAGAGCTGTCctagagagaggaaggcaggtgaGGGGCTATCCATCCTTGCTCTGAActgagtctgtctgtctgtcctctgagtctctccccttccccgtcccgtctgtctctctgtctctgtccctccctggggACCCCACACCCCTGATCCCAGCCACCACCACCTGGGACACCCCCAGCAGGGCCTGTGCAGAGTCGGGGGCCCTGACTGAACCCGTGTCCCCTCACCTGTGACCAGGATGTCCAGGGGGTCACTGGGGGCCGACCACTCGGAGGAGAGGTTGTGTCCACCATAGCATGTGTACCGGCCCCCGTGGGAGCCGCTCACTGGGCCCAGGGGGAAGTCGGCCCCcgagagcccagcctggggctgcaGGCTAAGGTGCTGGGGAAGGTCACGTGCCGCCTCCTTGTATAGAGCGAATCTGTCATAGCCGACGTCAGAGCGACACTGGAGGGTCAGCCTCTGTCCAGGGGTCACAACGGGGCTCCGCTGGGTCAggagggagggcttcctggacaTACCTGGGAGACAACCAGTCGTGGATTGAGGAGCAGATTCTCCCCAAAACTCTCTTCTCCTGTCCTGACCCCCAGGTCTCAGTGTctctcacattctgtgtctctgaccTGTGAGATCCCTATGATCCCCTCACCTCACCCTCTGATCTGGGGCTCCCCTGGGAGCAGAGCCTCCATAACCTGTCTGGTGGTCAAAACACAGATGCAACAAAAATCAGACTCCCTCACCTGAGACCAGCAGTTCTAGGGGGTCACTGGGGTGTGACCACACCTGGGGAGTGTTGTTGAAATAGCCATGGCATCTGAACGTCCACCTGGCGCTGGGGGTCACAGGGCCCACAGGAAACAGGGCCTGGAACCGTCCACTGGTGGGTTGCTGGGAGTCCAGGGTCCAGGCGGGTCTGGGTTCTCCTTCCTTCATCAGGACGAACCTATGGAATCCCATCCATGAGGCACACTGGAGGGTCACCTTCCCTCCTGAGGTCACGAcggggctgggcagggctgagAGACGGGGTTTGCCATGGAATCCTAGGAGAGGAGGGGGCGTGTTAAATGGGGCTCAGATTCCACCCCCCACAATACCCCCAGGGCTGGACTGTGAGAGGGAGACGCTCTGGGAGCAGACcccctccctgagggcagagcctggggcGGGGACCCTGAGGGGGCTCGCACCTGTCACCACCAGCTCCAGGGGGTCACTGCGCTCTGACAAGCCAGCGGGGCTCCGATAGGAACAGTGATACCGTCCTGCATGTCTATCTGTCATGTGTGTGATGGAGAACTTGGCCGTGTTCCCAGGCTTCTTTGGGAAATGAACATCCCGAAGCCCTGATCTTCCCTCTTCATCCAGAAGGAACACTTGGGACTCCTGAGTCCCCTGACAGCAGATGGTCACAGGTGCCCCCCAGGGGACCACAAGGCCTGGCTCAGCCCAGATGGTGGGTTTGGGGAGGGTCTCTGGAAGGAAACAGGGCAAAATCACAagaccttccccacccccagttctcAGCTCAGACCCAATCCCCCAGACGTCCCCTCTCCATCCGCCCAGAACTGCTGTTCTCCATTTGCAGCTGCCTGGTGGGTGACCCCTGTCTCCAGTGAGGAGGAGACATGCTCCTAGGGACCCCTAGGGACACACTTACCTGCCTGCCCTTGGGTCCTGGGGCCTACACTCATCCCTGGAAGAGAGTTCCTGTGAGAGGATGGCCCCAAATCCTGAGCAGAACCCCTCCTCCCCATGAGCCTCCTGTGCCTGGGGTCTCTGAAACCCCAGGGCCTGGCTGAGACTGTGGGTCCCTCCCAGACTAGggcgtcccctcccctcctgagATCTCACCGAGGAGAAGCAGGGCTGTGAGGGTGGGGGTCATGGCgtctcctgcctctgtctctggtTGTGCAGATGGAGGGATCTCAGTGCCCGCAGGACAGACAGAAGCACAGGGTGTGGCCACTTGGGGGCTGGTCCGCCTGGTCATGGGGTTGTCACGTCAGCAGCCCCACAGGAAGGAGAACAGCCTGTCCCCAGGGGGTGGCTCTGGTGTCCATGAAGGTGCAGTAAGTGGACCCCGAGTTTTCCTGAGATGCCCTGTCTAGGTGAGGAGACCAGGGCACGTCCTTCCCTCCCAGAGACTCCCCTATGGGTTCTCCGTCATTCTCACCACATCCTGGGGGTGCCACCACACATGGGGTTCCCAGGCTCCGGAGATGCTGTAGGTGACGAGGGTTCTAGATCTTCTGTGGCCTCGTGTCAGTGCAGACATACCTGTGGCATTTCTGCATGATTCAGGTCAAGGTCACCATGGCAATGAACACAGAGGAGAAATACAGGGAAATAGGGAAGGAAACACAGCCCTCTCCTGGCCTTAGAGTGTGGGCTTTCTTTCTGTCACAGCCTTCATGGACTTCTCTATTTTCCTGTGTCATCATCCACCTCCACTTCCTGGGAACATGCCCATGAGTCCCTCCTGTCTCTCAGTGCCCCTTGTGTCTGGGGCAGAGTCCTCCTTCCCATTCTGGGGCCCTGCATGCAAGATGTAGGGGACAATGCATGGGTGAGTGCCCTGATCTGGGGGACAAAGCTAATTCTAATGTAAATATTACTCCATCATCTGCTGCTCATGTGACCTTAGCAGAGGGACCTGGTCTGTAGCACTTTGTCCTGAACCCCACTCCTCACAATGGGTGTGGGGTCAGGGGTACCCGGAACATGGCAGAATCAATCATTGTTAGTTTCCCAACCTGAATAAGAGGGGTGTGGTTGGGACAGGAGAGGACCAGGTGTTGGGCCCCACAGTCAGGTTGGACCAGGGATACACCCTCTCTAGAGAACCCATCTGCTTCTAACATGGAGAAATGCTATTTATGATGTTTCTGATGTAGCTGGCATCCGTCAACTGCAAGAAAGGGGAAGCAAACGTTTCTAGAATTGACAGGACCACAAGAGAAAAAGAGGCCAAAGCCAAGTGACCACCAGTCCCTGGGATCCAGGTGGGGGTCATCCAATTTGATTTCTGCCTCTGTGTGGCCAGGAGGGGCAGCCAGGTGTTCACAGGCAGGAAGGGCATGTGCTTTCTGGGTGACTGTGGAAGCTTCATGACCTTCCACCATGTGTGGAGTGGGACCTGACATGTCTCTGCCCACTGATCCAGCCCAAGGTCAGCACTGAGCCATGTTCCCTCTGTCTGTGTGTAAAGTGCTTCCTTccgttggagccccacatgggtgtcagtgcatgtgtgaatgtgtggCTCCCATGGGAGCCATCACTGCCCAAATTTCCCTCATCAGATGCTATGTTGGGAGAGTGGAGGCCACAGGACAAGGTTTCCATGACTATCCACCCCTTACAGCTTCAAGACAACCCTGGGAGCAACTGTCTCTGGAAATAGGTGTGTGGAGGTGAGTGTACAATATGAATGGACGTCAGACTCTCTATAAGTCATTTATCATAGCCGAGATTATAGAACGGTAAGAATATAGGAAACTCATTATGTTATCCATGTTACACATCTGAAAGagtagagaagaaaactgaagttttgaAGCCATAACAGAGATTATATTATAGAAGATACATAAATTTAGAAATGCATTAGTGAATACGTTGGAGGTAAAAACCTATAGATCAGCTCTAGCTGTTTTTGGTGGAgactttcaggttttccatgaagactatcatgtcatctgcaaagtgcaggatataaaatcaatctacagaaatcagctgcatttctttacaccaataatgaagcagcaaaaagagatatcaaggaattgatcccatttagaAATTGCACCAAAACCCTTAAGATATCTAGAAATGAACCTaagcaaagagataaaaagatCTGTTTGCttaactatagaaagcttatgaaaaaattgaagaggaaacaaagaaatagaaaattattccatgttcatggattggaagaacaaatattgttaaaatgttcatactgcccaaagcaatctactcaTTTAATAcaaccctatcaaaataataccagcattcttcacagagctagaataaagagttctaaaatttgtgtggaaacaGAAAAAACTCTGAATGGCCAAaggaatgttgaaaaagaaaaccaaacctggaggcatcacaattctggacttcaagatgtattacaaagctgtaatcatcaagacagtatggtactggcacaaaaaaacagacacatagatcaatggaatgtaATGGAGagctcagaaatggacccacaagtatatggccaactaattttgacaaagcaggaaagaatatccaatggaaaaagacagtttcttcagcaaatggtgttaggaCAACTGGACAGCGAtgtacagaagaatgaacctggaccctttcttaccccatacacaaaaatagattgaaaatggatgaaagacctaaatgtgagacaggaaaccatcaaaattctacaggagaaaatagacagcaacttctttgacctagGATACAGCCACTTCTTATTGAACatttctccagaggcaagggaaataaaagcaaaaatgaactattgggacctcatcaatataaaaagcttctgcacagcaaagcaaacaatcaacaaaactaaaaggcaaccgacagaatggaagaagaaattctcaaatgacatattggataaatggctcatatccaaaatctgtaaagaacttctcaaactcaacacccaaaaaacaaatactccagtgaagaaatgggcagaagacatgaatagacacttctccaaagaagacatccagatggccaacagacacatgaaaagatgctcaacatcactcatcatcaagaaaatacaaatcaaaaccacaatgagat contains the following coding sequences:
- the LOC122493754 gene encoding leukocyte immunoglobulin-like receptor subfamily A member 4 isoform X2, with the protein product MTDRHAGRYHCSYRSPAGLSERSDPLELVVTGFHGKPRLSALPSPVVTSGGKVTLQCASWMGFHRFVLMKEGEPRPAWTLDSQQPTSGRFQALFPVGPVTPSARWTFRCHGYFNNTPQVWSHPSDPLELLVSGMSRKPSLLTQRSPVVTPGQRLTLQCRSDVGYDRFALYKEAARDLPQHLSLQPQAGLSGADFPLGPVSGSHGGRYTCYGGHNLSSEWSAPSDPLDILVTGQLSYTPSLSVQPGPMVASGENVTLLCQSWSSVNTFFLSKEGAADPPLRLRSKYRAGHYQAKFSMSPVTSAQGGTYRCYGSYSNFPYLLSHPSDALELLVSVAADTISPPQNKSDPHIGE
- the LOC122493754 gene encoding leukocyte immunoglobulin-like receptor subfamily A member 6 isoform X1 → MTDRHAGRYHCSYRSPAGLSERSDPLELVVTGFHGKPRLSALPSPVVTSGGKVTLQCASWMGFHRFVLMKEGEPRPAWTLDSQQPTSGRFQALFPVGPVTPSARWTFRCHGYFNNTPQVWSHPSDPLELLVSGMSRKPSLLTQRSPVVTPGQRLTLQCRSDVGYDRFALYKEAARDLPQHLSLQPQAGLSGADFPLGPVSGSHGGRYTCYGGHNLSSEWSAPSDPLDILVTGQLSYTPSLSVQPGPMVASGENVTLLCQSWSSVNTFFLSKEGAADPPLRLRSKYRAGHYQAKFSMSPVTSAQGGTYRCYGSYSNFPYLLSHPSDALELLVSAADTISPPQNKSDPHIASNPKDYTLENLIRMGVAGLVLVVLGILLFQPRHSHRRTPDATRRQTQ